The genome window AGCAGCTTTAAAAAGAAGCTGTGACCTTACCAACCCTCTTTATTATTTCGGGGATACGTCCAACTGAGAAAGATAAAATAAGAGAGAAATTCTGAGTTGGCCATTCTTGCTTTTTTCGGCGCATGTCTCTCTGACCCCCATCTTGTGTCATCGCGAAGGCCGTTAAGGTTGCAGCAGAAACATTTCAACAGTTATGATAATCAAAAAATAGGATGCCGTCTTTCTTGTCGGATGCTCTGTGATAGACCGTCAGAAACTTAACCAGCTGTGGCGAGCTTCGGTCGGTAGGTCCAAAGGTCCGGTTGAGATGCACGGCTCATCAAAATCACCGATCCAGGCAAATCATGCATCTGCAGAAACAAAAGAGGGACACCGAACATGCTTAAACGGCTGAAAATAGAGAACGGCACTGCGAATCTGTGTGGGCAGTGGTTAACGCAGGCAACATCTGTCGCCATCTAAAGCGAACTTCCTGTTTTGGAACAGAACTTCTTTACAGGATGCcacattttcctctttctgcACCTCAGCCCAGCGCAGGGCTTCATGAGAGCTCTTCGTACGCTCGTGTGCATCATGCCACACATTTTCTGCAGCGATACGACAAGAAGCTAACCCCGACGGTTTGCAAGTGGcagcacccacccacccacaaaCCCCACGACACCTTCACGCTGCACTAAAACATCACGCTCACATCCACGGGCCACATTCGTCAACAGCCAGCGAACTATAATtacaacacaaatacacacactgcagtgacattttaaattagagcgaggccagctgtgtgtgtgtgtgtgtgtgtatgaatccAAAGGAAGGTAGGAATGGCAGTGCTTGTACCTCGTCCTCACTGGACCACACAAGCCGTGCAGCACTGTTCCTGCTTCTCTGGTAGCGTGGAGTAATTCATCTGTCGGACGATCTCTGCAAACAGCTCGTCCACCATCGTCTTGCTCTTGGCAGATGTTTCAATGAAAGGGCAGCCCCACTCTTGAGCCAGAGCTCGCCCGTCTGACCCAGCGACCTCGCGCTCAGATTCCAGGTCGACTTTGTTCCCCACCAGGATCAACGGCACCTTCTCGAAGCGCTTCACGCGGACTATTTGGTCTCGCATTGGTCTGATGTCCTGATggatgaggagggagaggatATGAGTGCGGGATCTCCAATGGAACCAACAAGCTGGCATTCAGGACTGGGACAAGATAGCGAAGAAGTTGTTTTCCAGTTCCATGCTAGAACTTATTGGGAGATTTTAAACACGGAGTGACAAATGCATCATAAAAGTAAGTAATCGCAGTATAGTTTAAAAAAGTCTGCATACTTTTTACAAAAGAGGACAGAATGCCACCACGGTgtgtaaaataatattataGTCCACTGGCTTTGCATCATTTCCGGTTTAGTAGATCCTGTGACCCGGAATTTCATAGGAAGCAGTCAGGAAATACGAATTCTGCATcttgtccagaggagagacggggactctATCGGTAGatggatgctgaggatggacctgccaggggacagggctagaggacgacccgggagacgatacatggacgtagtgagggaggacgatgcaaaggacaggctaaagtggagaacgttgggttgctgtggcaaccccacaggggacaagaagatagtacagtagtagtagtcaaTAAAAACAGGTATTGGTGACTTCAAATATTATACTGCAAATAAT of Brachionichthys hirsutus isolate HB-005 unplaced genomic scaffold, CSIRO-AGI_Bhir_v1 contig_1472, whole genome shotgun sequence contains these proteins:
- the LOC137914876 gene encoding ras-related protein Rap-2c-like, which codes for MKEYKVVVLGSGGVGKSALTVQFVTGTFIEKYDPTIEDFYRKEIEVDSSPSVLEILDTAGTEQFASMRDLYIKNGQGFILVYSLVNQQSFQDIRPMRDQIVRVKRFEKVPLILVGNKVDLESEREVAGSDGRALAQEWGCPFIETSAKSKTMVDELFAEIVRQMNYSTLPEKQEQCCTACVVQ